A window of the Euzebya pacifica genome harbors these coding sequences:
- a CDS encoding S41 family peptidase, whose amino-acid sequence MADTPTTTADAPETPNEWSTEFLRQPGRFTTVLAIGVAALLIAATGMAGYRLGSDSAVRGLPDEFANVELLFDAVGNEAVDSPDPDALVTGAITGLLGTLEDPYAVYYDPERYSALTADLDGEFVGIGITIEERTDGIYVIGVVPESPAEEAGVMVGERITSVDGVSAIDGATSRDVVDMIAGEEGGMVTVGFDMGEDGPRELTLVRRVLNLPDVRSRVLDSGHAYARISQFSRQVDTQLQEQVEALVAAEDVNGLVLDLRGNPGGLLSEAVEVVSLFVEEGLVVRVDSRDTSVEREVTGDAPLADIPLVVLVDGNSASASEIVAGALQDLGRAEVVGTQTFGKGTVQTIRDLDLGAGVKFTTAEYFTPSGDSIEGVGVTPDVATDDDPEAQLAAADDILTQLIAESPGF is encoded by the coding sequence GCCGCGACCGGCATGGCGGGGTACCGGCTGGGCTCCGACAGCGCCGTTCGTGGCCTCCCCGACGAGTTCGCCAACGTCGAGCTGCTGTTCGACGCCGTCGGCAACGAGGCGGTCGACAGCCCCGATCCGGACGCGCTGGTCACCGGCGCCATCACCGGGCTCCTCGGCACCCTCGAGGACCCCTACGCCGTCTACTACGACCCGGAGCGGTACTCGGCCCTGACCGCTGACCTCGACGGCGAGTTCGTCGGTATCGGCATCACCATCGAGGAGCGAACCGACGGCATCTACGTCATCGGCGTGGTCCCCGAGTCGCCGGCCGAGGAAGCCGGGGTCATGGTCGGCGAGCGGATCACCAGCGTCGACGGGGTGAGCGCCATCGACGGGGCAACGTCGCGCGACGTGGTCGACATGATCGCCGGTGAGGAGGGCGGCATGGTCACCGTCGGCTTCGACATGGGCGAGGACGGTCCCCGCGAGCTGACGCTGGTCCGTCGCGTGCTGAACCTGCCCGACGTCCGCTCGCGGGTCCTCGACTCCGGTCACGCCTACGCCCGGATCTCGCAGTTCTCACGGCAGGTCGACACCCAGCTGCAGGAGCAGGTCGAGGCGCTCGTCGCGGCGGAGGACGTCAACGGCCTGGTGCTGGACCTGCGGGGCAACCCCGGCGGCCTGCTGTCGGAGGCCGTGGAGGTCGTCAGCTTGTTCGTGGAGGAGGGGCTGGTGGTCCGGGTCGACTCCCGTGACACCAGCGTCGAGCGCGAGGTCACCGGCGATGCCCCGCTGGCCGACATCCCGCTCGTCGTGCTGGTCGACGGCAACTCGGCATCGGCCAGCGAGATCGTCGCCGGGGCCCTGCAGGACCTCGGGCGGGCCGAGGTCGTCGGTACCCAGACCTTCGGCAAGGGCACCGTCCAGACGATCCGCGACCTCGACCTGGGCGCCGGCGTCAAGTTCACGACCGCGGAGTACTTCACCCCGAGCGGCGACTCCATCGAGGGCGTCGGCGTGACCCCGGATGTTGCCACCGACGACGACCCCGAGGCCCAGCTGGCCGCTGCCGACGACATCCTGACCCAGCTGATCGCGGAGAGCCCCGGCTTCTGA